One region of Streptomyces sp. NBC_00442 genomic DNA includes:
- a CDS encoding agmatine deiminase family protein: protein MSAAADGFRMPAEWTPHERTWMAWPGPNVTFPNEAELAESRAAWASVARAVRRFEPVTMVVGPGQADSARALLGPDIDLVERELDDAWMRDIGPTFLTDGTGQLAAVDWTFNGWGAQDWATWEHDAKIGAHVSDLAGARTYTSRLVNEGGAIHVDGEGTVLLTETVQLGPERNPDWTREEVETEIHAMLGTRKAIWLRRGLTADYPPHGYGTLGHVDIVAAFARPGVVVAHTQPDPSHPDHELCKENVALLRSQKDARGRTLEVVEIPAPTVVQDDHGWVDYSYINHYLCNGGVVLCAFDDPRDENAAGIFRRLFPERTVTLVDARTIFAGGGGIHCITQQQPRV, encoded by the coding sequence ATGTCTGCTGCCGCCGACGGCTTCCGCATGCCCGCCGAGTGGACTCCGCACGAGCGGACCTGGATGGCGTGGCCCGGCCCCAACGTCACCTTCCCGAACGAGGCCGAGCTCGCCGAGTCCCGCGCCGCCTGGGCCTCCGTCGCCCGCGCGGTACGCCGCTTCGAGCCGGTCACCATGGTGGTCGGCCCCGGCCAGGCCGACAGCGCCCGCGCGCTGCTCGGCCCCGACATCGACCTCGTCGAGCGCGAACTCGACGACGCGTGGATGCGGGACATCGGCCCCACCTTCCTCACCGACGGCACGGGCCAACTGGCCGCCGTCGACTGGACGTTCAACGGCTGGGGCGCCCAGGACTGGGCGACCTGGGAGCACGACGCGAAGATCGGCGCCCACGTCTCCGACCTCGCCGGCGCCCGCACCTACACCTCGCGCCTGGTCAACGAGGGCGGCGCCATCCACGTCGACGGCGAGGGCACGGTGCTGCTCACCGAGACCGTGCAGCTCGGCCCCGAGCGCAACCCGGACTGGACCCGCGAAGAGGTCGAGACGGAGATCCACGCCATGCTCGGCACCCGCAAGGCGATCTGGCTGAGGCGCGGTCTGACCGCCGACTACCCTCCGCACGGCTACGGCACCCTCGGCCACGTCGACATCGTCGCCGCGTTCGCCCGGCCCGGCGTCGTGGTCGCCCACACCCAGCCCGACCCCTCTCACCCCGACCACGAACTCTGCAAGGAGAACGTGGCCCTGCTCCGCTCCCAGAAGGACGCCCGAGGCCGCACCCTTGAGGTCGTGGAGATCCCCGCCCCGACCGTCGTCCAGGACGACCACGGCTGGGTCGACTACTCCTACATCAACCACTACCTCTGCAACGGCGGCGTCGTCCTGTGCGCCTTCGACGACCCGCGCGACGAGAACGCGGCGGGCATCTTCCGCCGCCTCTTCCCCGAGCGCACGGTGACGCTCGTGGACGCGCGGACGATCTTCGCGGGTGGGGGCGGCATCCACTGCATCACGCAGCAGCAGCCCCGCGTGTGA
- a CDS encoding helix-turn-helix domain-containing protein gives MDSPELPIGERIAYYRSKNGNRTQAAIAGLCGISERYLSLIENGKRTPSAAVLTRLAAELGVPVSALLTEHAPPEPQAPLTVEPAVARALMGYGPARSTPPVAPAELRERVEGAWRTWQTSPTRYTDIAAALPALIEDVEHAVRAHRGGNEAATRREVLRSAADLYGLLRSYCRRTGRLDLSLLVADRAIRAAEDADDPLRLAAASWNLGHVLLSDPRDGAVDEAADIAMEAIDRLSRETGTPQISAMQGALELVAVVAAARQQKWWKARERLAKKAGPLSKRAGEGNVQRTVFGPTNVALHALSIEMLAGASAEALRVADDIDTGALPSREREFTFTLEVARCCAMRRDDAAVLVHLLALEELSAEDLCRSPTAVALVADLRKRVRPTYRRQVYGLAERLGIT, from the coding sequence ATGGACTCACCGGAGCTCCCGATCGGTGAGCGGATCGCGTACTACCGCAGCAAGAACGGTAACCGCACGCAGGCCGCCATCGCCGGACTGTGCGGCATCAGTGAGCGCTACCTGTCTCTCATCGAGAACGGCAAGCGAACACCCTCCGCCGCCGTCCTGACACGCCTCGCGGCGGAACTCGGCGTGCCTGTGTCAGCCCTCCTCACCGAACACGCCCCTCCTGAGCCGCAAGCCCCGCTCACCGTCGAGCCTGCCGTCGCCCGCGCCCTCATGGGCTACGGGCCGGCACGCTCCACCCCGCCCGTAGCGCCGGCAGAGCTCCGCGAGCGTGTCGAAGGGGCCTGGCGCACCTGGCAGACGTCACCCACCCGCTATACCGACATCGCGGCCGCACTGCCCGCTCTCATCGAAGATGTCGAGCACGCGGTCCGCGCGCACCGCGGCGGCAACGAGGCCGCCACCCGGCGCGAAGTCCTCCGCAGCGCCGCCGATCTATACGGACTGCTCCGCTCCTACTGCCGCCGCACCGGCCGCCTCGACCTGTCCCTCCTCGTCGCCGACCGGGCCATCCGGGCTGCGGAAGACGCCGACGACCCACTCCGGCTCGCCGCCGCCTCCTGGAACCTCGGGCACGTCCTGCTGTCCGACCCGCGCGACGGGGCAGTCGACGAGGCGGCCGACATTGCCATGGAGGCCATCGACAGACTGAGCCGCGAAACGGGCACGCCACAGATCAGCGCCATGCAGGGCGCCCTGGAGCTTGTCGCCGTTGTGGCCGCGGCCCGGCAGCAGAAGTGGTGGAAAGCCCGCGAGCGCCTCGCGAAGAAAGCCGGCCCCCTCTCGAAGCGCGCCGGCGAGGGCAACGTTCAGCGCACCGTCTTCGGCCCGACGAACGTAGCCCTGCACGCCCTCAGCATCGAGATGCTGGCCGGTGCGTCAGCCGAAGCCCTGCGCGTAGCAGACGACATCGATACCGGCGCCCTGCCCAGCCGCGAGCGCGAGTTCACGTTCACCCTGGAAGTCGCCCGCTGCTGCGCCATGCGCCGAGACGACGCGGCAGTCCTCGTGCATCTCCTCGCCCTTGAAGAGCTGTCAGCGGAAGATCTGTGCCGCAGCCCGACAGCAGTAGCGCTCGTCGCCGACCTGCGGAAACGGGTACGGCCGACGTACCGGAGGCAGGTTTACGGTCTCGCCGAACGGCTTGGCATCACCTAA
- a CDS encoding VOC family protein, translated as MKTLFVSYRVADLGRSLGFYAALGYVELGRVDVGDGARLAILKFPGEPAASLELVHRPGAGPVDVGNGFDHLAIQAETLATTLETLAEAGLEPEPVQYPGGPHGPRTSWLTDPDGYRIELVEWPSGHPDGITAADFA; from the coding sequence GTGAAGACGCTCTTCGTGTCCTACCGCGTCGCCGACCTGGGCCGCTCGCTCGGTTTCTACGCCGCCCTGGGCTACGTCGAACTGGGCAGGGTCGACGTCGGCGACGGGGCTCGCCTCGCGATCCTCAAGTTCCCCGGCGAACCGGCGGCCTCGCTCGAACTGGTCCACCGCCCCGGTGCCGGCCCGGTCGACGTGGGCAACGGTTTCGACCACCTCGCGATCCAGGCGGAGACGCTGGCAACGACCCTGGAAACCCTGGCCGAAGCCGGCCTGGAGCCCGAACCCGTCCAGTACCCGGGCGGACCGCACGGCCCGAGGACGTCGTGGCTCACGGACCCGGACGGTTACCGGATCGAGCTGGTGGAGTGGCCGTCCGGGCATCCGGACGGCATCACCGCAGCAGACTTCGCCTGA
- a CDS encoding MFS transporter gives MGREHWKKIWVGSAGNMVEWFDWFVYATFAVYFADAFFPKGNETANLMNTMGIFAVGFFMRPVGGWLLGRIGDRKGRKAALTLTVTLMSASAILIAIAPTYAVAGYGGVAVLLIARLLQGLSVGGEYAASATYLTEASDPGRRGFASSFQYVSMTAGQLVGLGLQIVLQRSLSDAALHSWGWRIPFIVGALGAAVVFYLRRSMLETEVYEESGAAADADRGTLKALWAHKREAFLVMALTMGGTVAYYTYTTYLTKFLSKSAGMEKSTASLVSFCALFVFMCIQPLAGALSDRIGRRPLLITFAVGSTFLTVPIMTMLKHAGTFWPAFGLALLALVVVTGYTSINACVKAELFPTGIRALGVALPYALANALFGGTAEYVALWFKKAGAESGFYWYVAGCAAVSLVVYLSMRETRDIDLNRVKDEPQRLTAEPVPSN, from the coding sequence ATGGGACGAGAGCACTGGAAGAAGATCTGGGTCGGTTCGGCCGGCAACATGGTCGAGTGGTTCGACTGGTTCGTGTACGCCACGTTCGCCGTGTACTTCGCGGACGCGTTCTTCCCGAAGGGCAACGAGACCGCCAACCTCATGAACACCATGGGGATCTTCGCCGTCGGCTTCTTCATGCGGCCCGTCGGCGGCTGGCTGCTCGGGCGGATCGGCGACCGCAAGGGCCGCAAGGCCGCGCTCACCCTGACCGTCACCCTGATGTCGGCCTCCGCCATCCTGATCGCGATCGCGCCCACGTACGCCGTCGCCGGATACGGGGGAGTGGCCGTTCTCCTCATCGCCCGGCTCCTCCAGGGGCTCTCCGTCGGCGGCGAGTACGCCGCCAGCGCCACCTACCTCACCGAGGCCTCCGACCCCGGGCGGCGCGGCTTCGCCTCCAGCTTCCAGTACGTGTCGATGACCGCGGGCCAGCTCGTCGGCCTCGGCCTCCAGATCGTCCTGCAACGCAGCCTCTCGGATGCGGCCCTGCACAGCTGGGGCTGGCGCATCCCCTTCATCGTCGGCGCGCTCGGCGCGGCCGTCGTCTTCTACCTGCGCCGCTCCATGCTGGAGACCGAGGTGTACGAGGAGTCGGGCGCGGCCGCGGACGCGGACCGGGGCACTCTGAAGGCGCTGTGGGCGCACAAGCGCGAGGCGTTCCTCGTCATGGCCCTCACCATGGGCGGCACCGTCGCCTACTACACGTACACGACGTACCTCACGAAGTTCCTGTCCAAGAGCGCCGGGATGGAGAAGTCCACCGCCTCGCTCGTCAGCTTCTGCGCGCTGTTCGTCTTCATGTGCATCCAGCCGCTGGCGGGCGCGCTCTCCGACCGGATCGGGCGCCGGCCGCTCCTGATCACCTTCGCCGTCGGCTCGACCTTCCTGACCGTGCCGATCATGACGATGCTCAAGCATGCCGGCACCTTCTGGCCGGCCTTCGGTCTCGCCCTGCTCGCCCTGGTCGTGGTCACCGGCTACACCTCGATCAACGCCTGTGTGAAGGCCGAGCTCTTCCCCACCGGCATCCGCGCGCTCGGCGTCGCCCTGCCCTACGCCCTGGCGAACGCCCTGTTCGGCGGGACCGCCGAATACGTGGCGCTCTGGTTCAAGAAGGCCGGCGCCGAGTCCGGCTTCTACTGGTACGTGGCGGGGTGCGCGGCCGTCTCCCTGGTCGTCTACCTCTCGATGCGCGAGACGCGTGACATCGACCTCAACCGGGTCAAGGACGAGCCGCAGCGCCTCACGGCCGAACCCGTTCCGTCGAATTAG
- a CDS encoding dihydrofolate reductase family protein produces the protein MSNPIRLYMSMSLDGYIAGPDDRPGQELGRDGGRLFNWLDDRESEGPSGQVYREALATGAVISGRRTFELAGRWQGDHHDGVPIFVLTHQVDDGDVPPGHARFVTDAEDCARRARAAAGDRPVMVHGAGAAQALLRAGQMDEMEIHLIPVLLGEGRRLFDHLGSAHIELDLVRRLADRDVTHLRYRVRRPGEAA, from the coding sequence ATGAGCAATCCGATTCGGCTGTACATGTCGATGTCGCTCGACGGCTATATCGCCGGCCCGGACGATCGGCCGGGGCAGGAGCTCGGACGCGACGGTGGACGGCTCTTCAACTGGCTCGACGACCGGGAGTCCGAGGGTCCGAGCGGCCAGGTCTACCGCGAGGCGCTGGCGACCGGCGCGGTGATCTCCGGCCGCCGGACCTTCGAACTCGCCGGGCGTTGGCAGGGCGACCATCACGACGGCGTGCCGATCTTCGTCCTCACCCACCAGGTGGACGACGGGGACGTGCCACCCGGCCACGCTCGTTTCGTCACCGATGCCGAGGACTGCGCCCGCCGGGCTCGCGCGGCCGCAGGGGACCGGCCGGTCATGGTCCACGGGGCGGGGGCGGCGCAGGCGCTTCTCCGAGCCGGGCAGATGGACGAGATGGAGATCCACCTGATTCCGGTCCTCCTCGGGGAGGGCCGACGGCTCTTCGACCACCTGGGGAGTGCTCACATCGAACTCGACCTCGTCCGACGGCTCGCGGACCGAGACGTCACGCACCTGCGTTACCGGGTGCGTCGGCCCGGGGAGGCCGCGTGA
- a CDS encoding TetR/AcrR family transcriptional regulator, producing the protein MNAPRRRNTAPPREELLAAAMATIAERGLDGLTMAGLGREVGMSSGHLLYYFRTKDELLLQTLEWSEGRLGDERRALLARPGTVRERLDAYTDLYVPDGPRDPHWILWLEVWNRSQNADGTARVRQAAIEGAWHRDLVAIVAEGVSRGEFRPVDADRFASRLRALLDGFSVHVAVGLPGTGRDQVLAHVREFVDESLMRP; encoded by the coding sequence GTGAACGCACCGCGCCGCCGCAACACCGCCCCGCCCCGCGAGGAACTGCTCGCCGCCGCCATGGCCACCATCGCCGAACGCGGACTCGACGGGCTCACCATGGCCGGGCTCGGCCGCGAGGTCGGCATGTCCAGCGGGCACCTCCTCTACTACTTCCGCACCAAGGACGAGCTCCTGCTCCAGACCCTGGAGTGGAGCGAGGGGCGCCTCGGCGACGAGCGGCGCGCACTGCTCGCCCGGCCCGGCACCGTACGGGAGCGGCTCGACGCCTACACCGACCTGTACGTGCCCGACGGGCCGCGCGATCCGCACTGGATCCTGTGGCTCGAAGTCTGGAACCGCTCGCAGAACGCCGACGGCACCGCCCGCGTCCGGCAGGCCGCCATCGAGGGCGCCTGGCACCGCGACCTGGTCGCGATAGTCGCCGAAGGCGTCTCGCGCGGCGAGTTCCGCCCGGTCGACGCGGACCGCTTCGCCTCCCGGCTGCGTGCCCTGCTCGACGGGTTCAGCGTGCACGTCGCGGTCGGCCTGCCCGGCACCGGACGCGATCAAGTCCTCGCCCATGTGCGGGAGTTCGTGGACGAGTCGCTGATGCGCCCCTGA
- a CDS encoding urease subunit alpha codes for MDPYEYASVHGPRTGDRIRLGDSGLTVRVASDSQAPGDEFLAGFGKTARDGLHLKAAAVRETCDVVISNVVVIDAVQGIRKVSIGIREGRICSVGRAGNPDTLDGVDVVVGTGTSIVSGEGLIATAGAVDPHVHLLSPRIMEASLASGVTTIIGQEFGPVWGVGVNSPWALRNAFASFDAWPVNIGFLGRGSSSDGAPLVEALAEGGACGFKVHEDMGAHTRALDTALRVAEEHDVQVALHSDGLNECLTVEDTLRVLEGRTIHAFHIEGCGGGHVPNVLKMAGVPNVIGSSTNPTLPFGRDAVAEHYGMIVSVHDLKTDLPGDAAMARDRIRAGTMGAEDVLHDLGAIGITSSDAQGMGRAGETVRRTFAMAGKMKAELGPLEGDGPDDDNARVLRYIAKLTINPAIAHGLSHEIGSIEPGKMADIVLWRPAYFGAKPQMVLKSGFPAWGVTGDPNAATDTCEPLVLGPLFGAHGGTPAELSVAFVARAAVEQGGDLLPTRRRRVAVRGTRGIGPADLLLNSRTGAVGVDGRTGLVTLDGDPLRSEPADSVSLNRLYFL; via the coding sequence ATGGACCCGTACGAGTACGCCTCCGTGCACGGCCCCCGCACCGGGGACCGGATCCGGCTCGGGGACTCGGGCCTGACCGTCCGGGTCGCATCCGACTCCCAGGCCCCCGGCGACGAGTTCCTCGCCGGCTTCGGCAAGACCGCCCGGGACGGGCTGCACCTGAAGGCCGCCGCCGTCCGCGAGACGTGCGACGTCGTCATCAGCAACGTCGTCGTGATCGACGCGGTGCAGGGCATCCGCAAGGTGTCCATCGGCATCCGCGAAGGACGGATCTGTTCGGTCGGCCGGGCCGGCAACCCGGACACCCTCGACGGCGTGGACGTCGTCGTCGGCACCGGCACGTCGATCGTCTCCGGCGAGGGGCTCATCGCCACCGCCGGAGCCGTCGACCCCCACGTCCACCTGCTGTCCCCGCGCATCATGGAGGCCTCGCTCGCCTCCGGTGTCACCACGATCATCGGCCAGGAGTTCGGCCCGGTCTGGGGCGTCGGCGTCAACTCCCCGTGGGCGCTGCGCAATGCCTTCGCGTCGTTCGACGCGTGGCCGGTCAACATCGGCTTCCTGGGCCGGGGTTCGTCCTCCGACGGGGCCCCACTGGTGGAGGCGCTGGCCGAGGGCGGGGCCTGCGGCTTCAAGGTGCACGAGGACATGGGCGCGCACACCCGGGCGCTCGACACCGCGCTGCGCGTCGCGGAGGAACACGACGTCCAAGTCGCCCTGCACAGCGACGGGTTGAACGAGTGCCTCACCGTCGAGGACACCCTGAGGGTCCTCGAAGGCCGCACCATCCACGCCTTCCACATCGAGGGCTGCGGCGGCGGTCACGTACCCAACGTCCTGAAGATGGCGGGCGTGCCGAACGTCATCGGCTCCTCCACCAACCCCACCCTCCCCTTCGGCCGGGACGCCGTCGCCGAGCACTACGGCATGATCGTCTCGGTCCACGACCTGAAGACCGATCTGCCGGGCGACGCGGCGATGGCCCGCGACCGCATCCGCGCCGGAACGATGGGCGCCGAGGACGTGCTGCACGACCTGGGCGCGATCGGCATCACCTCGTCCGACGCCCAGGGCATGGGCCGCGCCGGCGAGACCGTACGCCGCACCTTCGCCATGGCCGGCAAGATGAAGGCAGAGCTCGGCCCCCTGGAGGGCGACGGGCCGGACGACGACAACGCGCGTGTGCTGCGCTACATCGCCAAGCTGACCATCAACCCCGCCATCGCGCACGGACTCTCCCACGAGATCGGCTCCATCGAGCCCGGCAAGATGGCCGACATCGTGCTGTGGCGCCCGGCCTACTTCGGCGCCAAGCCGCAGATGGTCCTCAAGTCGGGCTTCCCGGCCTGGGGTGTCACCGGCGACCCCAACGCCGCGACCGACACCTGTGAACCGCTCGTGCTGGGACCGCTGTTCGGCGCCCACGGCGGCACGCCGGCCGAGCTGTCCGTCGCCTTCGTGGCGCGGGCCGCCGTCGAGCAGGGCGGCGATCTGCTGCCCACCCGCCGCCGCCGGGTCGCGGTACGCGGCACCCGCGGCATCGGCCCCGCCGACCTGCTGCTCAACTCCCGTACCGGAGCGGTCGGCGTGGACGGCCGCACCGGGCTCGTCACCCTCGACGGCGACCCGCTGCGCTCCGAACCGGCCGACTCCGTCTCCCTCAACCGCCTCTACTTCCTGTAA
- a CDS encoding HAD family hydrolase → MVLVLWDIDHTLISTRGVGKELSAAAFEEATGLRMREQAKIDGITEPVIFRETAKLHGLTTGRADFERFAQALTEQHLGRAAELRERGHALPGAAAVLDALDGVGAVQTVVSGNVRAVAEIKLKTFGLDRYIRWELGAYGEDDDIRAELVRLALERSGTAAGDAVLLGDTPADVDAALSNRIRCIGVATGKSSEEELQRAGATAALPGLQDMRRVLNAVCQAGQQP, encoded by the coding sequence ATGGTGCTGGTGCTGTGGGACATCGACCACACGTTGATCTCTACGCGCGGGGTCGGTAAGGAGCTGTCGGCTGCCGCGTTTGAGGAAGCTACGGGGCTACGGATGCGGGAGCAGGCAAAGATCGACGGCATTACGGAGCCAGTCATCTTCCGCGAGACCGCGAAGCTCCACGGGCTGACCACCGGCCGGGCCGACTTCGAGCGGTTCGCACAGGCCCTGACCGAGCAGCATCTCGGGCGGGCCGCCGAGTTGCGCGAGCGCGGACACGCTCTGCCTGGCGCTGCTGCGGTACTCGACGCCCTTGACGGCGTCGGCGCCGTGCAGACGGTGGTATCGGGCAACGTTCGGGCCGTAGCGGAGATCAAGCTGAAGACGTTCGGCTTGGACAGGTACATCCGGTGGGAGCTCGGCGCATACGGCGAGGACGACGATATCCGTGCCGAACTGGTACGCCTCGCCCTGGAGCGCTCTGGCACCGCGGCGGGCGATGCGGTACTGCTCGGGGATACGCCGGCCGACGTTGATGCGGCCCTGTCCAACAGGATCCGCTGTATCGGTGTCGCCACGGGCAAGAGCAGCGAGGAAGAACTCCAGAGGGCTGGCGCAACCGCGGCGCTGCCTGGTCTCCAAGACATGCGACGGGTGCTGAACGCCGTGTGCCAAGCAGGCCAACAGCCGTGA
- a CDS encoding flavoprotein: protein MTSRTVYLFCSAAPPVFEVAAVVESLQERGWDVCLGLTPAAASWIEESLSGLATLTGHPVRSRYKRPGEPDVWPAPDVILFAPVTFNTVNSWALGLTSAFVVGVAAEAIGKGIPIVAMPCVNAAYVQHPQFERSIEVLRTAGVSVLYGGEAGFVPNRPGEQPPEGYPWRLVLDAVEASAGL, encoded by the coding sequence ATGACTTCAAGGACCGTGTACCTGTTCTGCTCCGCGGCCCCGCCCGTCTTCGAGGTCGCCGCGGTGGTCGAATCGCTGCAAGAGCGCGGCTGGGACGTGTGTCTCGGGCTTACGCCCGCCGCCGCTTCCTGGATCGAGGAGTCCCTTTCGGGGCTCGCCACGCTCACCGGGCATCCGGTGCGGTCGCGGTACAAGCGGCCCGGTGAGCCGGATGTGTGGCCCGCGCCGGATGTGATCCTGTTCGCGCCGGTCACGTTCAACACCGTCAACTCCTGGGCGCTCGGCCTCACTTCGGCCTTCGTCGTCGGGGTCGCCGCCGAGGCGATCGGCAAGGGGATACCGATCGTCGCCATGCCGTGCGTGAACGCCGCCTACGTACAGCACCCCCAGTTCGAGCGGTCCATCGAGGTGCTGCGCACCGCCGGGGTGAGCGTGCTCTACGGCGGTGAGGCCGGCTTCGTACCGAACCGGCCGGGCGAGCAGCCCCCCGAGGGCTACCCGTGGCGGCTCGTGCTCGACGCGGTCGAGGCCTCCGCCGGGCTCTGA
- the cimA gene encoding citramalate synthase has protein sequence MTTNEAHEAAEESLLAGPRVDDSFHVFDTTLRDGAQREGINLTVADKLTIARHLDDFGVGFIEGGWPGANPRDTEFFARAQQEIRFKNAQLVAFGATRRAGGRAAEDPQVRALLESGAPVVTLVAKSHDRHVELALRTTLDENLEMVRDTVSHLREQGRRVFVDCEHFFDGYKANPAYAKAVVRAASEAGADVVVLCDTNGGMLPAQIHAVVATVLADTGARLGIHAQDDTGCAVANTLAAVDAGATHVQCTANGYGERVGNANLFPVVAALELKYGKRVLPRGALAEMTRISHAIAEVVNLAPSTHQPYVGVSAFAHKAGLHASAIKVDPDLYQHIDPGLVGNHIRMLVSDMAGRASIELKGKELGVDLGDDREVVARVVERVKARELEGYTYEAADASFELLLRDEVEGGPRDYFRIESYQAIVETLKDGTHANGATVKFWVGQERLIVTAEGNGPVNAIDSALLQGLERFYPQVAKFELVDYKVRTLEGNHGTASTTRVLITTTDGTAEWTTVGAGANVIAASWEALQDAYTYGLLRAGIQPRR, from the coding sequence ATGACGACCAACGAGGCGCACGAGGCCGCCGAGGAGAGTCTTCTCGCCGGCCCTCGGGTCGACGACAGCTTCCACGTCTTCGACACGACGCTGCGCGACGGCGCCCAGCGCGAGGGCATCAACCTCACCGTCGCGGACAAGCTGACGATCGCCCGGCACCTGGACGACTTCGGCGTGGGCTTCATCGAGGGCGGCTGGCCCGGCGCGAATCCCCGCGACACCGAGTTCTTCGCCCGCGCCCAGCAGGAGATCCGGTTCAAGAACGCCCAGCTCGTGGCCTTCGGCGCCACGCGCCGCGCGGGGGGCAGGGCCGCCGAGGACCCGCAGGTGCGGGCCCTCCTCGAATCGGGCGCCCCGGTGGTCACGCTGGTCGCCAAGTCGCACGACCGGCACGTCGAGCTGGCGCTGCGCACCACCCTGGACGAGAACCTGGAGATGGTCCGCGACACCGTCTCCCACCTGCGCGAGCAGGGCCGCCGGGTCTTCGTGGACTGCGAGCACTTCTTCGACGGCTACAAGGCCAACCCCGCGTACGCCAAGGCCGTCGTACGGGCCGCCAGTGAGGCCGGTGCCGACGTCGTCGTCCTGTGCGACACCAACGGCGGCATGCTGCCCGCGCAGATCCACGCGGTGGTGGCCACCGTGCTCGCCGACACCGGCGCCCGGCTCGGCATCCACGCCCAGGACGACACCGGCTGCGCGGTCGCCAACACCCTGGCCGCCGTCGACGCGGGTGCCACTCACGTCCAGTGCACCGCCAACGGCTACGGCGAGCGCGTCGGCAACGCCAACCTGTTCCCCGTCGTCGCCGCCCTCGAGCTCAAGTACGGCAAGCGGGTGCTTCCTCGGGGCGCGCTCGCCGAGATGACCCGCATCTCGCACGCCATCGCCGAGGTGGTCAACCTCGCACCCTCCACGCACCAGCCGTACGTCGGTGTCTCCGCCTTCGCCCACAAGGCGGGCCTGCACGCCTCCGCGATCAAGGTCGACCCCGATCTGTACCAGCACATCGACCCCGGTCTGGTCGGCAACCACATCCGGATGCTGGTCTCCGACATGGCGGGCCGCGCCTCCATCGAGCTCAAGGGCAAGGAGCTCGGCGTCGACCTCGGGGACGACCGCGAGGTGGTGGCCCGGGTCGTGGAGCGGGTCAAGGCGCGCGAGCTGGAGGGCTACACCTACGAGGCGGCCGACGCCTCCTTCGAGCTGCTGCTTCGCGACGAGGTCGAGGGCGGCCCGCGCGACTACTTCCGCATCGAGTCGTACCAGGCGATCGTCGAGACCCTCAAGGACGGCACCCACGCCAACGGCGCCACCGTGAAGTTCTGGGTGGGCCAGGAGCGCCTCATCGTCACCGCCGAGGGCAACGGCCCGGTCAACGCGATCGACTCCGCGCTGCTCCAGGGCCTTGAGCGGTTCTATCCGCAGGTCGCCAAGTTCGAGCTGGTCGACTACAAGGTGCGCACCCTGGAGGGCAACCACGGCACCGCCTCCACCACCCGCGTCCTGATCACCACGACGGACGGCACGGCCGAGTGGACGACCGTCGGCGCGGGCGCCAACGTGATCGCCGCGTCGTGGGAGGCGCTCCAGGACGCGTACACCTACGGCCTGCTCCGGGCCGGGATCCAGCCGCGGCGCTAG